CTTAGTGTACCGTCTATTGGCATATGAATACGGTGATAGTCTTTTGGCGCTAAATAAATAGTCGCAAATTTACCACCTAAAAAGGGGGTAGTGTCGTCTTCAGAGCCGCCTAATAGCGCTTGTAGGCTGTAGTCATGACCTTTTGCCTGTATTAGCTGCCCATCAACAATGTCACCCAGTTGGCTAATTGCACCATCTACAGGGTGAGTAATAATGTTGTCACCCTCGGCCATTGGTCGTACGCCGTCTTTTAATGGGCGAGTAAAAAACTCATTAAATGTTTTATAATGGGCGGGGTCTGAATATTTAGCCTCATTCATGTCTATTTTATATTGCTTAATAAACAATTTGATTAGCGTTGTAGTTAATGCACCCGCTTTAGCTGCTGCTAGTTTTCCTACTACGCGTGAAATAAAGTGCTTTGGCATTGCGTACTGCATTGCAATTTTAAATTTGTCTAAACTCACAGATTGTTTCCTAAATTAAACGCGAGGTGCGCGAGCACCAGCACGGCCATCGGCCATTGTTTCTAAAATACGGTGGTAGCTATCGAATCGCATTTGCGAAATATCGCCATCGGCTACCGCTTGTTGAATTATACAGCCCGGATCGTTTAAATGCTTACAATCTCTAAAACGACATCCGCCTATAAATTCTCTAAATTCTTTAAAGCACCAAGTAACACGCTCCACCTCTAAGTGCCATAAACCAAACTCACGTATTCCTGGTGAATCAATTAGGTTACCACCACTTGGTAGGTGATGTAAGCGCGATACAGTGGTGGTATGTTGCCCTAAACCACTGTTTTCTGATACTTCTTTTGTTAATATTTCGGCATCAGGAAGTACAGTATTAACTAAAGTTGATTTACCTACGCCACTTTGACCAACAAAAATATTATTTTTATCGACCAGTACGCTTTTTAAATCATCAATGCCTTCGCCTGTTACACTACTTACAAGCAATACTTGATAGCCAAGGCCACGGTATATATTGAGTACTTTTTGTATTTCACTTAGCCCTTCATCGTCGATTAAATCGATTTTGTTAAGTACTAAAATAGGTTCTATACCCATGTCTTCACAGGCTATTAAATAGCGGTCAATAATACTCGGTGTAAACTCAGGTAATACTGCGGAGACCATTAAAATTTGGTCTATGTTGGCAGCGATTACTTTTACGCCATCGTAAAAGTCGGGGCGCGTGAGTTGCGAGCGACGCTCTTGTGTTGCTTCAATAACCCCAGCTAAGTCGCCTTCGCTTACTTTTGCGCGGCGAAATAATACTTCGTCACCACACACTAAGTTTGTAACGGTGCGGCGAATATTACAGCGTAATACGTCACCCTCTTGTGTTTCTACATCGGCGTGTTGTCCAAATCGACTGATCACAATGGCGTTTTCGGTAGCGCCCAGATTATCTGTTTGCCACTCTTGTACGCCACCTTTTGCTGATTTTGTATCGGCGTTATTTAAGCGCTTTTGATGATTAGCCTTGATCCTGCGAGATTGGCCTTTACTTAATTTTTTCTGTTTTGCCACTTTTGGCCTATAACCTTGGTTTAAATGTCGGCTTTACGTTAATACCAGTTGGCAATACCTAACCATTTTGAGTGGCTAAACCTGACGCTAGCTAGGTTAAAATTTCTCATTTAGAACAACTAAATAACAAAATTTTTGCCTTGCTATCGACAAGGTTTTACTACCTCAAAATAGATTACTTAATTAACCAAAATGGTATAAAAAAAGCTTTAGCTCGACGGTTGATGCTAATATGATATATCGAAATGCGTTGGATCTAAAGAAAAGCACTGTTTAAGGTTACTATGACTATTAATGAATCTAATTTAATTTGGCTTGATCTGGAAATGACAGGACTTGAGCCGGCTACAGATAAAATACTCGAAATTGCAACAGTAGTAACTGATGCCGATTTAAATATACTCGCGGAAGGTCCTACTATAGCTATTCACCAAAGTGATGAGCTGCTAGATGGCATGGACGAATGGTGTACTACGCAGCATGGTAAGTCGGGTTTAACGGCGCGTTGTAAAGCCAGTACATATGATGAGGCTTATGCGGTTGAACAAACGCTTAATTTTTTAAAGCAGTGGGTGCCGGCAGGTAAATCACCTATGTGTGGTAACTCAATAGGCCAAGACCGACGCTTTATGAATAAATACATGCGCGAGCTTGAAGACTTTTTTCATTATCGCAATTTAGATGTAAGCACGATTAAAGAACTTGCCCGACGTTGGAAGCCTGAAGTTTTGGCACAGGTGAATAAAAAAGGGTCACACCTTGCGCTTGACGACATTAAAGATTCTATTATGGAATTAAAGGTGTATAGAGAAAAATTCTTTAATTTGTAAAAAACACTTGCAAACACATTAGATTATTGTAGAATCCTGCCCCGCTCAAGACGATAACCCCTGCGGGGTTGGTGTGTTTGAGTAAGTTATAAAGCGGCACTAGCTCAGTTGCCAGAACGTAGGACGCGACCCGTCGCGTACCAACGGACAAATTACTGACTAACTATAAAGCGGCACTAGCTCAGTTGCCAGAACGTAGGACGCGACCCGTCGCGCACCAACGGACAAATTACTGACTAACTATAAAGCGGCACTAGCTCAGTTGCCAGAACGTAGGACGCGACCCGTCGCGTACCAACGGACAAATTACTGACTAACTATAAAGCGGCACTAGCTCAGTTGGTAGAGCGCGACCTTGCCAAGGTCGAGGTCACGAGTTCGAGCCTCGTGTGCCGCTCCAATTTCTCACCAAAAGAAATTGGAATAGCGTATAGCTCATAAAATTTATAGTTCATAAAGCGGCACTAGCTCAGTTGCCAGAACGTAGGACGCGACCCGTCGCGCACCAACGGACAAATCACTGAGTAACTATAAAGCGGCACTAGCTCAGTTGCCAGAACGTAGGACGCGACCCGTCGCGCACCAACGGACAAATTACTGACTAACTATAAAGCGGCACTAGCTCAGTTGGTAGAGCGCGACCTTGCCAAGGTCGAGGTCACGAGTTCGAGCCTCGTGTGCCGCTCCAATTTCTTACCAAAAGAAATTGTACAAATATATAGTTTATAAAGCGGCACTAGCTCAGTTGCCAGAACGTAGGACGCGACCCGTCGCGCACCAACGGACAAATCACTGAGTAACTATAAAGCGGCACTAGCTCAGTTGCCAGAACGTAGGACGCGACCCGTCGCGCACCAACGGACAAATTACTGACTAACTATAAAGCGGCACTAGCTCAGTTGGTAGAGCGCGACCTTGCCAAGGTCGAGGTCACGAGTTCGAGCCTCGTGTGCCGCTCCAATCTCTCTAAATACCCCACTAAAATAAACACCTCTTTAAAACAATATTTTAATCTGATTTACACCTACGAAAATTATTTATAAATATTGAACGCACGAGTGGCCGCATGCCGCCGCGGGATATAAAGAATTTTAAATAATGCGAAGTGACGCGGGTAAAAGCAGGGAGGGACGTCAATATAAGGTTAAAAAATTTCGCCTTGCAAGGTCGCTATAATACGCCTTGTACCGCCAGCGTCGCGATGCTCGCCTAAGTAAATACCTTGCCATGTACCAAGCGCTAAGCGGCCATTGCTTATAGGAATACTTAATTCACACCCTAACGTACTGGTTTTTATATGGGCTGGCATGTCATCGTCGCCTTCATAATCGTGACGATAGTAAGGCTGGCGCTCAGGCACAAAATGGTTAAAGTGGCTTTCCATATCCATGCGCACTGTTGGATCGGCGTTTTCGTTTATGGTTAAACTTGCAGAGGTGTGTTGAATAAATAAATGCAGTAAGCCTACTTTATAGTTAGTAAGCTCATTTAATTGGGTGAGTATTTCATCGTCAATTAAGTGAAAGCCTCGGGGGCGAGGCTTTAATGTAATCTGTTTTTGTTGCCAGCTCATAACTTATCAAAGCTAACTTCTATATTTGCATCACCCGCATCACAGCTAAATGGCATAATTATTTTTTTGCCTTTGCTTTTATGAGTGATGGTGTGGCCTTTACCAGCAACAACAATGGGGGTTGCCATATCAAAGTCATAGCCTTTTTCGCCGAGCAAGTTTTTAGCGCCACCAGTTACCATATTGGTAATTTCGCCAACCATATCCGTTACTTCATCGTCAATACCGTCAGGGCGCTCACCAAGCATGCGTTCCATAATGGTTAGTGCTAAGTTTTCATCAAAGGTAATTGAAAATGAGCCACGCGTTTGCGCGCCTACCATACCAATTAAACCTGATACATCTCCACAGGCGATTTCGTCTGTTTTTATACGCGGCTTACCTGGTTTTAACTCGGTTTGTGCCATTGTAGATAACACATTGATCAAAGAAGATAAAAATGGATTAATGAACTCAACATTCATATTAGGTACTCTTAAAATTGGTGCTAAAATGGCTATCTAAGTATGAGTATAGCTTTAAAACAAACTTTGGGCTTAGCTTCTACAAGACTCACACTTACCGTGTGCTTCAATGGTTTGCCCTGATACAACAAAGCCGCTTTCAGCTGCTAAGTTGTTTAGTTCGTGAGAAATAACGGTAGAGTGTAGTTCTTTTACAAAACCACAAGTGTCACAAATTAATAGCTGCACAGGATGAATATGATCAAAGTGATGACAAAGCATAAATGCATTGGTGCTTTCTATTTTATGAATAAAACCCAGCTCAGATAAAAAGTCTAGCGCACGGTAAATTGTTGCAGGTTTTGCTCCTGACTCTGTCATTTTTAATTGCTCAAGTAAATCGTACGCCCCTACGCCACCTTGCGCGCTGGCCAATAGGCGAAATACTTTTTCACGGATTGGCGTAAAACGCGCACCGCGGTTATCACAAATTTGTTTTGCTTTACTTACGAGTGAATCTATATTCATCATTCTCTTATCCTTACGCTACCGTGATATACTAACATACTGTATTGTACTTGCAGCGTTTTTATTAAACACTTTTTATCTAGGAAGCCCATTAATGCATGAATTATTAGCTATCTTTATTTTCTTTTTTGCGGTGATAGACCCTATAGGCACAGTGCCTGTATTTATTGCTGTGACACGTGGGGAAGATGAAAAGTTTAAACGAAAAGTAATTTTTAAAGCGGTGGGTGTATCCGCTGTGGTTTTACTATTTTTTGTTATAGCCGGTGAGCAGCTACTAAATGCTATTGAAATACCGCTGTCGGCGTTCCAAATAGCTGGCGGGATTGTATTACTTATTTTTGCGCTTTCAATGATTTTTGGTGAAAGTAAACCAGAGTCTGAAATTAAAAGTGTACGCGACAGCACAGAAACGGCTATTTTTCCGCTAGCAATTCCCTCTATAGCAAGCCCTGGTGCCATGCTAGGGGCGGTGTTAATGACCCGCAACGAGGAGTATACCTGGGTAGAACAAGTTATGACCTCATCTATGATGTTAATAGTGCTTGCTGTTGTGTTGGTATTGCTATTGCTCGCTACACAAGTACACAAACTAATAGGTGATAGCGGAGCGAGTATCATAAGCCGGATAATGGGACTTATTTTAAGCTCTGTTGCCGTAACTAATATTCTAAACGGTATAGCTCATTATTTTGGTTTGCAAATACACGGCTAACATTGATGCTAATTAGGCTTTTGTGTAAAATACAGCGCCTTTTTATGGGCGCATTTTCCTTATAATCCCCGAGGCTTTTACTTTGCAAGAACGCACATTAGATAATCGAACGTTAAACAGACGCTTTTCAGTTGCCCCCATGCTTGATTGGACTGATCGCCATTGCCGCACTTTTCATCGTAAAATGAGTAAGCATGCTGTTTTATACACTGAGATGATCACCACGGGGGCGATTTTATTTGGTCGCGGCGATTACCTACACTTTAATCAGCACGAGGGGCCGGTTGCTTTACAGCTTGGAGGCTCTGATCCCGAGGCGCTTGCAAAATGCGCTAAGCTTGCCGGTGAGCGCGGTTACGATGAGATTAACTTAAATGTTGGCTGCCCATCAGATAGAGTGCAAAACGGGCGTTTTGGTGCATGCCTTATGGCAGAGCCTGAGCTAGTTGCGCAGTGCGTTGCGGCAATGAAGAGTGAAGTAAGTATTCCGGTTACCGTAAAAACGCGCATTGGTATTGATGAGCAAGACTCGTATGAGTTTTTATGTGCGCTAATTGAAGCTAGCCACAAAGTTGGCTGTGATGATTTTATTATTCATGCCCGTAAAGCGTGGCTAAATGGCCTAAGCCCTAAAGAAAACCGTGAAGTACCACCTCTTGATTACCCACGTGTTTATCAACTAAAAAAAGACTACCCACAGCTCGATTTAAGCATTAACGGCGGCGTTAAAACAATTGAAGAGAGCCTTGCGCATTTAGCGCATATAGACGGCGTTATGATTGGTCGCGAAGCGTATAGCAATCCATTTATGCTTAATGAAGTGGATGAAAAAATTTACGGTGAGGTGGCTAATACCCAGACTCGTCACGATGTGGTGCGCGCTATGTATGATTACATAGAAGAAGAGATGCGTTTAGGTGCTAATTTTTGGCATATAGCACGCCATATGTTGGGTATTTTTCAAGGCCAGCCTGGGGCGCGTGGGTTTAGACGACACCTTTCAGAAAATGGCCACGGGAAACAGGCTGATTTGTCGGTTATGGATAAAGCCTTGAGCTTTGTACCCGAATAAATTTAAGCCGTATAAATTTTTAAATTAAGCCACTTTTAGTGGCTTTTTTTGATCCTAAAATTTAGTCAAAAGAACAAAATATTAGTTAATTATACTTTTTTATGTTCAGCTTCTGGTCACTTAAAATGATGCCTACTTAAATTTAACCTACTGTTTTTAAAGCTTAATATTTTATTTTCTGTTACTTGGCATAACTCTTGGAATCTTCTTGTTGTTATTAATTAAAACAACAGGACAAAACAATGAGTGTATTTAATCGCGTAAATGACGTTATCAAATCTAATATTGCGGCCATGCTGGATAAAGCCGAAGACCCAGAAAAACTCCTCAGTCTTATGCTAAGCGAAATGCAAGAGGCACTTAACGAGTGCAGAAGTACGGCTGCTACATTGCTGTGCGAAGAAAAAACGCTTAAGCGCCAAATTGCACAAAAACAAAAAGACTTAACTTTGTGGCAAACAAAAGCAGAGCTTGCAGTAGCTAAAAACCGTGATGATTTAGCCAAGTCTGCGTTAGTAGAAAAACAGCGAGTAGATGAGCAAATTGCACAAAAAAATACGCAATTAGGTGCTCTTAAAGCGTCGATAGAGAAAATGACGGCAGATTGTGAGCGTTTACAGCAAAAAATGGCGCAAGCTAAAGCCAAGCAAGCTCAATTAATGAAACGTCACGATATTGTTGTTGCACGTGAAAAAGTGAATATGCAATTACACAGCGACAAAGTTGCTAATGCCCTGTCTCGCTTTGAAATGATAGAACAAAAAGTGGAAGGCATAGAAGCACAGGTTGATGCTTATGAGCTAACTAATACAGCGCAATCAACTGCTGAGCAAATTGAGTCTTTAGTCAAAAACGAAAAAATTGATGCAGAGCTCGCTCGTTTAAAAGCGAGTGCTAAGCACAATGATATTAATACAACAGCGCCAAGCGCTTAAGGAGTTGGAAATGAATAACTTTAAAACAAAGCGTGGTTGGTACAAAGATTCACTTAATAAAAAAATATCGGGTGTATGTAGCGGCCTTGCGCACCGCCTTGATTTTCCAGTGTGGTCAACGCGCTTAGTGACTATTTTATTATTTATCAGTTTTCCGTTTGCGGTGGCGCTTGCTTATTTAATTGCACATTGCTGCCTTGAAGAGCGTGGGTATTAGGAGAAGGGTATGAAAGCCTTAGCAATATGTGTTCTCATCTATGTGTTACTTTTTACTGATGCGGTGTCGCTAATACATTTTGATTCATGGCAGTTTCCGTTGTGGATTGCAGATATGAGCTGGGTAGGGTTAGAGCTGGCTGGCGTATTAGTTGCTATTATTGCCGTTGTAGCCGTAGTGGCTTTAGTGACAATGGGGTTAATAGGCGCAGGAATTGTTGCGCTGGTAGGGACCATTTTGGCACTGTTATTTGGCTCAGTTATGATTGCATGGCCATTGTTATTTGTGGCTGTACTGTGCTGGTTGGTGCTCGATAACAAAAAAGTAACCTCTTAAGCCTTAATTTAACTGACTATTATTAGTTAACTATGTTAAATTTAAAGTGAAATTTTATGCTTTCACAAGGAATAAAGCGATGATGAAGCAGTGCTTTTTTATGGCCTCGGCGTTAATGATTAATGTGTTTTCGTCATCGGTTGCTGCACATGCTGGGCACAGCCACGATACAGACGAAGCTAAGCTTGAAGTAAGCCATGCACAAGTAAGGGCGTTTTTGCCTGGTAGTAAGTCGAGTGTTGGCTATTTTACAATTTTTAACCACGGCGGTGGTGTTGCTAAATTAACTAAAGCGACTATCGAAGGTTTAGGTCGTGTAGAAATACATGAGCACAAACATGTCAATGGCATGATGAAGATGCAACAAGTTCAAGCCGTCACCATTAAAGGCCACGAAAGCTTAAGCTTTGAGCCTGGTGGTTATCATTTAATGGTATTTGATCCACAAGAGCCACTAAAAGTAGGGCAAGAACGTAAACTCACGCTATATTTTAGTGACGGTAACCGCTTGTTTACTAATGCCCAAGTGGTTTCGCTTGAAGCGCAAGCTGCGTATTCAAAGCCATCTAAAAAACAACACGCTCATCACTAGGAGGATAAATGTCGCAACACAAAGGAAAAATAGCTGGTGCTTTGGTGGTACTACTCATTATTTTTTACGCTATTGCCGTTTATTGGAGCATTGAACCAGCACGCTTTAACGTGGTAACTAATGCAAAGGAGACCGCGCAAGCACGAAACGAAAAAATGGTAACAGGCTACACAACAACCTCAACACTAATTACTGTTGCTAGTACATTACTTGATAAGCAAGGTGGGTATTTATCAAATGATGTGATGCCGCCAAGCGTAATAATGGATGATATGCCTGCGTGGGAATATGGTGCGCTTGAAATGGTTCGCGATTTAGCGCTATCTATGCGAAAAGATTTTAGTCGCTCACAGTCGCAATCTACCGAGCACGAAGCCCTAAAAAAAGCGCAGCCGCAATTTAATATTAGCTCTGAGGCATGGGCATGGCCAAGTGCCGAGGGAGAGTACCAAAAGGGAATTGACTATTTAGTAGTGTACCGCTCACAAATTGCTAATGAGCATGAGCGAGATAGCCAATTTTACTCTCGTGCAGATAACCTACGTAGCTGGTTAAAAGAAGCCGAAAAGCGTTTAGGCAGTTTAAGCCAGCGTTTAAGTGCAAGTGTTGGTCAAGACAAGGTAAATACTGATTTAGCGGGTAATTCTTCAAACACGCAAGCAACTTATTCACCACTTCAGCAGCAAGTAAGGACGTCGTGGTGGGAAATAGATGACGTGTTTTACGAGTCTCGCGGAGCAACGTGGGCGTTATTACACTTTTTACAAGCGGTTGAATATGATTTTGCTGATGTACTAGAAAAGAAAAACGCACGTGTAAGTTTACAACAAATTATACGTGAACTTGAGGCAACACAAGAAACAGTGTGGAGCCCAATGATTTTAAACGGGAATGGCTTTGGCTTTGTGGCTAATCATTCTTTGGTAATGGCAAATTATATTTCAAGAGCCAATGCGGCTTTAATCGAACTTAGCGAACTACTAGCTCAAGGATAAAAAATGAAAAAGTATTGTTTAGCAGCTGCCCTTTCAATGGCATGTTTAGCCCCTGCAGCACAGGCAGACACTCTATTAGGTTTATATGTAGGCGTGGATGGTTGGCAGTCAGATAACGACGGTCAGTTTTCTTACAAAGATAATGCACCACAAGATTTTAATTTTGAAGACGAAACCTTTATTAGCTACTATGCGGCACTTGAACATCCAGTGCCATTAGTTCCTAATCTAAAGCTTAAATACACAGAGCTTGAGCTTAATGGCTCAGCAACCCTTACTGATACGTTTAGCTTTAATGGCTCAGACTACGTAGTTGGTACAACTGCCAACACACTAAGTGATTTAACGCACATTGATTACATTCTTTATTATGAAATTTTTGATAACGATCTAATTTCAATTGATTTAGGTTTAAACGCAAAGCAGTTTGACGGTGATATTGTTGTCACTGGTACTACTCAGCAAGGTGGTACTAATTTCTCTGAAACTGTTGATTTTTCGGGCTTTGTACCGCTGGCATACGGCCGTGCTGAAGCTGGCTTACCATTTACGGGTTTAAGTGTATTTTTTGAAGGCAGCTTTTTAGCCATCGACGATAGCAAAGTACAAGATTACCAAGTAGGTGTTGCGTGGGAACTGATTGATAACCTAGCGGTTGATGTAGCTGTTAAAGCCGGTTACCGCTCAATGACGCTTGAGCTTGATGATGTTGATGATATTAATAGCGATATTGATGCATCAGGCCCATTTGCGGGTATTCAGGTTCACTTTTAATAAGTGAGGCTACTACGTGGTGTGTGATTTATTCACATGCCACGTTAAATCAAACTCTCCCTCCAAGGCATTATTAATTAATTGCTTATACACCTTATTTACAGGGTAGTTAATGAGCTTTGAAAGCTCATCGCCGGTTTGTGTAAACTTGTAATAGCTTAATACCAAGTCACTGCTTTTGGCTTTTAATGTTACTTTTTGTGATAAAAACGACAGGGTTAGCTCTTGGCCTGCCTTTAAAACCGCCGATTCTATCTCTTTTCTGTAGAGTAAATTAAGATCCATTAGCGTTAAAATATCAGGAAAACTGATCCCCGTTTTTCCTAGATTTAGCGATACCTTATTGCCTTTTCGTAGCAAATCGAAAAGCGAAGGCTTTTTATAAAATCCTAATAAAATAAAGTGGCTATCGTCTTTTGCGTTGTAACTGCTCAGCGATACACATTTTTGTAATGCGTCTGCTTCGCGTTGGGTCATGTGTTTGAGTGTTTGTAAGCTTTTAATAGAAAACGTACCGGGGTTGAGCGTCTCGCCCGTTAAAATTTTAGCCCACAGTGTTTGCATCGATTCATTTGAGGTGTCTTCACATAGGGCAATAAAACGCTCTATCCAGTCGGCATCTGGTTGCTTATTACTTGCCACGTCTGGGCAAAACCCCATTGCTTTAGCTAAAATAGTTTCTATGTTTTGCTGCTGTTTTATAAGCAGTAAATCTTGGCGCTTTTGGGCGCGCGCTAAAATAGTGTTGTCGCTATTTATATGATACAGCGGGTTTAGATCTCCTTTAGATCCGTAACTTTGATCTGTACTTGGTTGCCCTGTATTGGTGGTTATTTTTTTTACAGGGTAACCAAGTAAAGACTCAATTATATTGGCGAGGTTAATTCTCGCTTGGGCTGATTTTACTGTCATTATTATCCAGCTGTGTTTTTTGGTCGCGTAGTTGCGCTACCGTTTGTAAATTATTTAAGCCAAGCAACACTGTATTACTTAATACATATTCATTAAACACTGAGAGATAGCCCGAAATTAGCGGGGTATTTGTTTGGCCATTAATATTACAGGTTACATTTACCATACCTTCTACTTGGGTAAATGTAATTTCACCTTCAATAATATGCTCATTTTTTAAAAGTGCATTAAAGGTCATTTTATTTTGTGAAAGCGAAGTAATGGTCATTTCTCCATCCCCCCAGTCGCTTTGCCACGATTGATGCGCGCCTATACCGCTACTTGGTTCGCCTATAGTAAAAGTGATAGACGGGTCTACTTTGCCCCAAGGTGACCACGTATGCCAGAGGCCAAAATCTGACACGAGCGATTTAACGGTCGCTACATTGGCATTTATTTGTATGTTTTTATTTACGCTGTAATTTTGCGGCAGGGTTAAACCAATCAAAATAGCCACTAAAACTAACAATAAGAGCGTTTTTATAAGGATTTTAAAAAATTTAATAGGCACACCTTTTACGAGTTTTTTAGTTTGAAATATAACAACTTTTTATTAATCGACTATAGTATGAATTAGCCTATAAACCAAAAATATATTTTTTAGTAAATAGGTATGAGTTTATTTAAGTATTAAAACTGATAAAGGGAAGATAATGTCGTCAGAACAAAGCGATTTTTTATTTTTAGCGCCAGATACAGAAGAAGAAATACGCCCAGAGCTAGCTGATTTTTGGGATGTTTTAATTGTTGATGACGATCCTGAAATACATTCGGTGACTAAGCTTGCTTTATCCGGCGTTGAGTTTTGGGGGGCAGGGCTACGTTTTCATGATGCCTACTCTGGTGAGGAGGCAATCGAGATACTTAAAAATAACAAAACTATATCAGTTATATTTTTAGATGTGGTTATGGAGTCTGATGATGCGGGTTTGCAAGTTGTAAAACGCGTACGCGAGGAGCTTGATAACCAACATGTGAGAATTATTTTACGTACGGGGCAAGCTGGTAACACGCCTGAAGAAAAGGTAATTCGCGAATACGACATTAATGACTATAAAACAAAAACCGAGTTAACCCGTTCAAAGCTTGTTACATCGCTCATTACAGCAATACGCTCGTACGAACAAGTGTGTAAACTTGAGTATCAAAGCGATGCAATGAACACCATAGTGTCGGCTTCAAAGTCTATTTTAGGGCTTACTGACATAAAAGTGCTGTGCAAGGAAATTATAAAGCACTTAGGTATTATTTT
The genomic region above belongs to Pseudoalteromonas sp. MM1 and contains:
- a CDS encoding DUF2333 family protein, whose translation is MSQHKGKIAGALVVLLIIFYAIAVYWSIEPARFNVVTNAKETAQARNEKMVTGYTTTSTLITVASTLLDKQGGYLSNDVMPPSVIMDDMPAWEYGALEMVRDLALSMRKDFSRSQSQSTEHEALKKAQPQFNISSEAWAWPSAEGEYQKGIDYLVVYRSQIANEHERDSQFYSRADNLRSWLKEAEKRLGSLSQRLSASVGQDKVNTDLAGNSSNTQATYSPLQQQVRTSWWEIDDVFYESRGATWALLHFLQAVEYDFADVLEKKNARVSLQQIIRELEATQETVWSPMILNGNGFGFVANHSLVMANYISRANAALIELSELLAQG
- a CDS encoding TIGR04219 family outer membrane beta-barrel protein, whose amino-acid sequence is MKKYCLAAALSMACLAPAAQADTLLGLYVGVDGWQSDNDGQFSYKDNAPQDFNFEDETFISYYAALEHPVPLVPNLKLKYTELELNGSATLTDTFSFNGSDYVVGTTANTLSDLTHIDYILYYEIFDNDLISIDLGLNAKQFDGDIVVTGTTQQGGTNFSETVDFSGFVPLAYGRAEAGLPFTGLSVFFEGSFLAIDDSKVQDYQVGVAWELIDNLAVDVAVKAGYRSMTLELDDVDDINSDIDASGPFAGIQVHF
- a CDS encoding TIGR03899 family protein, giving the protein MTVKSAQARINLANIIESLLGYPVKKITTNTGQPSTDQSYGSKGDLNPLYHINSDNTILARAQKRQDLLLIKQQQNIETILAKAMGFCPDVASNKQPDADWIERFIALCEDTSNESMQTLWAKILTGETLNPGTFSIKSLQTLKHMTQREADALQKCVSLSSYNAKDDSHFILLGFYKKPSLFDLLRKGNKVSLNLGKTGISFPDILTLMDLNLLYRKEIESAVLKAGQELTLSFLSQKVTLKAKSSDLVLSYYKFTQTGDELSKLINYPVNKVYKQLINNALEGEFDLTWHVNKSHTT
- a CDS encoding SRPBCC family protein, which gives rise to MPIKFFKILIKTLLLLVLVAILIGLTLPQNYSVNKNIQINANVATVKSLVSDFGLWHTWSPWGKVDPSITFTIGEPSSGIGAHQSWQSDWGDGEMTITSLSQNKMTFNALLKNEHIIEGEITFTQVEGMVNVTCNINGQTNTPLISGYLSVFNEYVLSNTVLLGLNNLQTVAQLRDQKTQLDNNDSKISPSEN